The following proteins are encoded in a genomic region of Alistipes shahii WAL 8301:
- the mobB gene encoding conjugal transfer protein MobB: MVANIRSGSSPGGALYYNKEKVDKDEAEVLLWQKMLEPYDKCGRLDIDACMESFMPYLEANRRTTNTVFHASLNPSPEDRLTDEQLRDIACEYMERMGYGEQPYIVFKHKDISREHIHIVSLRIDEQGRKLPHDFEARRSMEILRDLERKYGLHPSVKGQELTDKEGLRKVNYPEGNVKRQVSSVVRSCLRNYKCSSYGEFRTLLERFNVSTEERTGTVDGRSYAGMVYGALTDDGYGIGTPFKSSCIGKDVGYKALQKYYATSKDRLKEKGSLDSLRQTVKDAMSPHNTRDEFRQLLKADGIDAVFRMNPIGRIYGVTFIDHNTGIVANGSVLGKEFSANVFNDLYPAPKQAQQVAERHVEQKHEEQNHAANPISCIVDTVLDLADTRAYEEQQRQMQQRRKKRRHRS; the protein is encoded by the coding sequence GTGGTTGCGAATATAAGATCGGGTTCCTCGCCCGGCGGAGCGTTGTATTACAACAAGGAGAAAGTGGATAAGGATGAAGCCGAAGTGCTCCTCTGGCAGAAGATGCTCGAACCATACGATAAATGCGGACGCCTTGACATTGACGCCTGCATGGAGAGCTTCATGCCGTATCTCGAAGCCAACCGGAGAACTACTAATACGGTTTTCCATGCCTCGCTGAACCCTTCGCCGGAAGACAGGCTGACCGACGAACAGCTCCGGGACATCGCCTGCGAGTACATGGAGCGTATGGGCTACGGCGAACAGCCCTATATCGTTTTCAAGCACAAGGACATTTCCAGAGAGCATATCCATATCGTGTCGCTGCGGATCGATGAGCAGGGCCGCAAACTTCCGCACGATTTCGAGGCCCGGCGCTCGATGGAGATTCTGCGTGACTTGGAGCGCAAATACGGCCTGCATCCGAGCGTCAAGGGGCAGGAACTGACGGACAAGGAGGGGTTGCGGAAGGTGAATTATCCCGAGGGAAATGTCAAGCGGCAGGTATCGTCCGTCGTGAGATCATGCCTGCGCAATTACAAATGTTCCTCTTACGGTGAGTTCCGCACGTTGCTGGAGCGCTTCAACGTCTCGACCGAGGAGCGCACGGGAACCGTTGATGGGCGAAGTTATGCCGGAATGGTTTACGGAGCCCTGACAGACGACGGATATGGAATCGGCACGCCGTTCAAGTCGAGCTGTATCGGAAAAGATGTCGGTTATAAAGCTCTTCAGAAGTACTATGCAACATCAAAAGACAGACTAAAAGAGAAAGGCTCACTCGACAGCCTGCGACAAACTGTCAAAGACGCCATGAGCCCGCACAACACACGGGACGAGTTCCGGCAATTGTTGAAGGCGGACGGTATAGATGCGGTATTCCGTATGAATCCCATAGGCAGAATTTATGGTGTAACTTTTATCGACCATAACACGGGCATCGTTGCTAACGGATCGGTATTGGGAAAAGAGTTCTCGGCGAATGTTTTCAACGACTTGTATCCGGCTCCGAAACAGGCGCAACAGGTCGCAGAACGACACGTGGAACAGAAACATGAAGAGCAAAACCATGCCGCCAATCCTATTTCTTGCATTGTCGATACGGTATTGGATTTGGCTGACACGCGGGCTTACGAGGAACAGCAACGGCAGATGCAACAAAGGCGTAAAAAAAGACGACATCGTTCCTGA
- a CDS encoding DUF3575 domain-containing protein, whose amino-acid sequence MTKRGFYIKCVLFVLVLSISGEISAQEKRDSVRIYFHQGKVNIDTCLLDNGNEMERFAKICSALNDSVRLIRKIQIIGGASPEGGGLLNGRLSEKRAEVLWRYISPYIKIPVLERDFHFSGSDWNGLITMVRADVNVPEREDVLRLLEKIVRLENQDSPYLGGELKRLKGGRPYSYLYKFHFPKLRSSMVKICYDSDPINPVRDTVYIHTRDTLCIRDTVTVIAPVKKRPFCMAVKTNLLYDAVLIPDIGVEFCLGKNWSVAGNWMYAWWKSDRKHNYWRIYGGDVELRRWFGRRAVEKPFSGHHVGLYGQIVTYDFELGGKGYLGDKWSYGGGVAYGYSLPVGHRFNVDFTLGIGYLGGSYKEYIPLDGHYVWQTTKKRRWFGPTKAGISLVWLIGRGNYNEKKGGRQ is encoded by the coding sequence ATGACGAAAAGAGGTTTTTATATTAAATGTGTATTGTTCGTGCTCGTGTTGAGTATAAGCGGAGAAATATCCGCTCAGGAGAAGCGTGATTCGGTAAGGATCTATTTTCATCAAGGAAAGGTAAATATAGATACATGTTTACTTGACAATGGGAACGAGATGGAGCGGTTTGCTAAAATCTGTTCCGCATTGAACGACTCCGTCCGTCTTATCAGGAAAATTCAAATAATAGGAGGAGCTTCCCCGGAAGGAGGGGGGCTGTTGAATGGAAGGCTGTCTGAAAAACGAGCAGAGGTTTTGTGGCGGTATATATCACCTTATATAAAGATTCCGGTATTGGAGAGGGATTTTCATTTTTCGGGAAGCGACTGGAACGGACTTATAACGATGGTGAGAGCGGATGTGAATGTTCCGGAGAGGGAGGATGTCCTTCGTTTGTTGGAGAAGATCGTCCGTTTGGAAAACCAGGACAGTCCTTATTTGGGGGGAGAACTGAAAAGACTGAAAGGGGGGAGGCCATACTCATATTTGTATAAATTCCATTTTCCGAAACTTCGTTCGTCGATGGTGAAAATATGCTATGATAGTGATCCGATAAATCCCGTCAGAGATACGGTATATATACATACACGTGATACGTTGTGCATCCGTGATACCGTTACCGTCATAGCTCCGGTAAAGAAACGGCCGTTTTGCATGGCGGTGAAAACAAACTTGCTTTATGACGCTGTTTTGATACCTGACATCGGGGTTGAGTTCTGTTTGGGGAAGAACTGGTCTGTGGCCGGGAATTGGATGTATGCCTGGTGGAAAAGTGATCGGAAGCATAATTATTGGCGTATCTATGGGGGAGATGTGGAGTTGCGCCGCTGGTTCGGTCGGAGAGCGGTGGAAAAACCGTTTTCCGGGCATCATGTCGGATTGTACGGGCAGATCGTCACCTATGATTTCGAATTGGGTGGGAAAGGTTACTTGGGGGATAAATGGAGTTACGGGGGAGGCGTGGCTTACGGCTACTCGTTACCTGTGGGACATCGGTTCAATGTGGATTTCACGTTGGGAATCGGCTACCTTGGAGGATCGTACAAGGAGTACATCCCTTTGGACGGTCACTATGTATGGCAGACCACTAAAAAACGCCGCTGGTTCGGCCCGACCAAGGCGGGTATCTCTTTGGTGTGGTTGATCGGCCGTGGCAACTACAACGAGAAGAAAGGAGGCAGGCAGTGA
- a CDS encoding LuxR C-terminal-related transcriptional regulator: protein MIFSTKAASFLSSIKTQTYDKKEREMIITYQQKRVFHLSLLMLVLCAPIYIYSVPFPNEQFYYINSVLFLFIIMCTLAYFKKRVNLTTTFSIILIAIHIEIFIEIIYCSICSGYEYSYQRALIMSNITISLLFTMLSICAYMSNISILLSSLTIASYTICTLITDEPFLYSYLPLIIIIYTMIPLLGRSLHSNISSLLKSSNLLKEEEEMLLKRLQMKKEELFAFAELLSENNPEEKTSSLLNIIGEQSKENLFTALAAYQKKEKSKLDTIRRIYPNLSPSELNICRLILQDKTVSQICELLHRSSGNITSQRANIRAKLGLKKSDNLKEALQERMRLYEEEHHRQEEFSAMR from the coding sequence ATGATATTCAGCACAAAAGCCGCCTCTTTTCTAAGTTCAATAAAAACTCAAACTTACGACAAAAAAGAAAGAGAAATGATAATAACGTATCAACAAAAACGAGTCTTTCATCTATCCCTGCTCATGCTGGTCTTATGCGCACCCATATACATATATTCAGTTCCATTTCCCAATGAACAGTTTTATTATATTAACAGCGTATTATTCCTGTTTATCATTATGTGCACTCTCGCTTATTTTAAAAAGAGAGTAAATCTGACCACGACCTTTTCCATTATACTGATAGCCATACATATCGAGATTTTTATCGAAATAATTTATTGCTCAATATGTAGCGGATATGAATATAGTTATCAAAGAGCATTGATAATGAGTAACATTACTATCTCTCTCTTATTTACCATGCTTTCCATCTGTGCCTATATGAGTAATATCTCCATCCTATTGTCCTCCCTTACCATAGCTTCCTATACAATCTGCACACTTATCACCGACGAACCGTTCCTATACAGTTATCTGCCTTTGATCATCATCATATACACCATGATCCCCTTATTAGGAAGATCCTTACACAGTAATATCAGCAGCTTGCTAAAAAGTAGCAACTTGCTAAAAGAGGAAGAGGAAATGCTTTTGAAACGTCTCCAAATGAAAAAGGAAGAACTATTCGCGTTCGCCGAGTTGTTAAGCGAGAATAACCCGGAAGAAAAGACAAGCTCCCTGTTAAACATAATAGGGGAACAATCCAAAGAAAATCTTTTTACAGCCCTTGCCGCATACCAGAAAAAGGAAAAAAGTAAACTTGATACAATCAGGAGAATATATCCCAATTTATCCCCGTCCGAATTAAACATCTGCCGTTTAATACTGCAAGACAAGACCGTCAGCCAAATATGCGAATTATTACATCGGAGTAGCGGAAACATAACCAGCCAACGAGCGAACATACGTGCCAAACTCGGACTGAAAAAAAGCGACAATTTAAAAGAAGCATTACAAGAACGCATGAGGCTGTATGAAGAAGAACACCACCGGCAAGAGGAGTTTTCAGCCATGCGTTAG
- a CDS encoding ParA family protein, which translates to MKQASISICNQKGGIGKSTFTMLLASHLHYTLGYDVLVVDCDYPQWSVQAQRERELSLIEHDDYHKLLLVRQFKATGRKLWPVLKCMPPEAPEEVERLLQSGYHPRIILYDLPGTVNAEGVIRLLASLDAVFVPMKADKVVMESTLSFARSLTTNLAQDPTLTLQSVYLFWTMIDRRERTPLYDRYEAVIRKLGLSLMTTHIPYRSKFNKELLADNTGVGRSTLLAPARTFACEAQLEILTEEILTLLKIR; encoded by the coding sequence ATGAAACAAGCAAGCATTTCGATCTGCAATCAAAAAGGGGGCATCGGGAAATCGACATTTACGATGTTACTCGCCAGTCATCTGCACTACACATTAGGCTATGACGTGCTGGTCGTAGACTGCGACTATCCCCAATGGTCCGTTCAGGCGCAACGTGAGCGGGAACTGTCGCTCATCGAGCATGACGATTACCACAAGCTGTTGCTGGTACGTCAATTCAAAGCGACGGGCCGCAAGCTCTGGCCTGTGCTGAAATGTATGCCGCCTGAAGCCCCCGAAGAAGTCGAGCGGCTGCTGCAAAGCGGCTACCATCCCCGTATCATTCTCTACGACTTGCCGGGAACGGTCAATGCCGAAGGTGTCATTCGGCTGCTCGCGTCGCTGGACGCTGTCTTTGTGCCCATGAAAGCCGACAAGGTCGTCATGGAAAGTACGCTCTCCTTTGCCCGGAGTCTCACCACTAACCTTGCCCAAGATCCGACCCTTACTTTACAAAGCGTCTATCTTTTCTGGACGATGATAGACCGTCGTGAACGAACGCCGCTTTACGATCGATACGAGGCCGTTATCCGCAAGCTCGGGTTGTCGCTTATGACAACTCACATTCCTTACCGCTCGAAGTTCAACAAGGAGCTGCTTGCGGACAATACAGGAGTCGGCCGCTCGACACTTCTGGCTCCGGCGCGAACCTTTGCGTGTGAGGCGCAACTCGAAATCCTCACAGAAGAAATTCTTACACTCCTCAAAATCCGATAA
- a CDS encoding DUF3408 domain-containing protein, giving the protein MLYSFLSESGVLDISLLALGTGIIVLSILGLLHLGKRRGHNKAGHFSEQPDDCAMPAVQTENSDGWPSMEQPQTTELVSVVAAPEDSSNLDSPPSETVVSEKQDVKPECVPVPDIRWRRSMTLPDYKKTFLVRVDYDLRASLYVSAPTKRKILEVLKKIGGERLTATSYVDNILRHHLEMFRDEINCIHQEQNYHNIV; this is encoded by the coding sequence ATGCTTTACAGCTTTTTATCCGAGTCCGGTGTCCTCGACATTTCATTACTCGCTCTTGGCACAGGCATTATCGTTTTGTCAATCTTAGGGCTGCTGCACCTCGGGAAGCGACGAGGTCATAATAAAGCCGGACACTTTTCGGAGCAACCTGACGATTGTGCAATGCCTGCCGTGCAAACGGAAAATAGCGATGGATGGCCCTCGATGGAACAACCTCAGACAACTGAACTTGTATCCGTTGTCGCTGCACCTGAAGATTCTTCAAATCTCGATTCTCCGCCTTCCGAAACGGTCGTATCCGAAAAGCAGGATGTGAAGCCGGAGTGTGTTCCCGTACCGGACATACGATGGCGACGTTCGATGACATTGCCCGACTACAAAAAAACATTTCTTGTCCGGGTGGATTACGACCTCCGCGCCTCGCTTTATGTCAGTGCCCCTACGAAACGGAAAATCCTTGAAGTCCTGAAAAAAATCGGCGGCGAGCGACTGACCGCAACATCTTATGTAGATAATATCCTACGGCACCATCTCGAAATGTTCCGCGACGAGATCAACTGCATACATCAAGAACAGAATTACCATAACATCGTCTAA
- a CDS encoding DUF4425 family protein produces MRKYLYLSAVCVCMALCFVGCSKDDDEPGGKGAMYEVTIEQSGDFRSFIKSVVVVANGTRLKDGATGESLASPLILSDEELAVEKVTLTTTGKAIEFAVSGSVVDGEDGVVNEPMQWVVTVYKNGKEIEKKSLSFRDGKEIGMDDLNLYYN; encoded by the coding sequence ATGAGAAAGTATTTGTATTTGTCGGCCGTATGCGTGTGCATGGCATTGTGTTTCGTCGGTTGCAGCAAGGACGACGACGAACCGGGAGGAAAAGGGGCGATGTATGAGGTAACGATCGAGCAGTCGGGAGATTTCCGCAGCTTCATTAAGTCGGTCGTGGTAGTCGCCAACGGTACGCGGTTGAAAGACGGGGCGACGGGGGAAAGCCTCGCAAGCCCGTTGATTCTAAGCGATGAAGAACTGGCCGTCGAAAAGGTGACGTTAACCACGACGGGAAAGGCGATCGAGTTCGCCGTTTCCGGTAGTGTCGTGGACGGGGAGGACGGTGTCGTGAACGAGCCGATGCAGTGGGTTGTGACCGTTTACAAGAACGGAAAGGAGATCGAGAAAAAGAGCCTTTCTTTCCGGGACGGGAAGGAGATCGGTATGGATGATCTTAATCTGTATTATAATTGA
- a CDS encoding DUF3408 domain-containing protein — protein MAKKPKIEVDESLVKQVIAGQLPITTKVTRVIPEQIPSGTATDAIPAEPPSVPEIDTEKIPDETPSVPAAQEPRRRRTPPLSDYERMFLTPVEYGIRATLYVNASTKRKILEILKRIGGERLSATSYVDNILQHHIETFRDDINRLDRKRNFEKLV, from the coding sequence ATGGCCAAGAAACCCAAAATCGAAGTAGACGAAAGTCTTGTAAAACAGGTGATCGCAGGGCAGTTACCTATCACTACAAAGGTCACACGGGTAATTCCGGAACAGATCCCATCCGGAACCGCTACGGACGCAATTCCCGCCGAACCGCCCTCTGTTCCGGAGATCGACACAGAAAAGATTCCGGATGAAACCCCGTCTGTGCCCGCAGCACAAGAGCCACGCCGTCGGAGAACACCACCCTTGTCCGATTATGAACGAATGTTTCTCACTCCTGTGGAATACGGCATCCGAGCCACACTTTATGTCAATGCATCGACAAAGCGTAAGATTCTGGAGATACTTAAAAGAATCGGAGGTGAACGATTATCCGCGACATCATATGTGGATAATATTCTACAGCACCACATCGAAACTTTCCGTGACGATATAAACCGGCTCGATCGTAAGCGGAATTTTGAAAAACTTGTTTAA
- a CDS encoding IS3 family transposase, translating to MSLSFLCGLFGYTRQAYYKHLRRNREGSLSDTLLLERVGYYRKLMPRLGGRKLWHLLQQDGFPVSRDRLFTLLSENNLLVKRRKKYSVTTCSRHWMRKYPNLIRGFDLERPHRLWVGDITYISLKEGFAYLALITDAYSKRIVGYDLNTTLERDGALRALRMAIDQTPQQKRQGLIHHSDRGCQYCSKEYVKLLTDNGIRISMTEKGDPYENAVAERVNGILKSEWIDEECFESFQAAKERIDQIVILYNSLRPHASCDWLTPLEAELRTGKLKHHWGRKTVVRKAYVNLYQDNIF from the coding sequence ATGAGCCTGTCGTTTCTGTGCGGGTTGTTCGGCTATACCCGTCAGGCCTATTATAAACATTTACGGCGTAATAGGGAAGGATCCTTGTCCGACACCCTTCTTTTGGAGCGGGTGGGTTACTACCGGAAACTGATGCCCAGGCTCGGCGGTCGTAAACTGTGGCATTTGCTGCAACAAGACGGATTTCCGGTCAGCCGGGATCGGTTATTTACGCTGCTTTCGGAAAACAATCTTCTGGTCAAACGTCGGAAGAAATACAGCGTTACGACCTGCTCGCGGCACTGGATGCGTAAATATCCGAATCTGATCCGGGGTTTCGACCTCGAGCGGCCGCATCGTTTATGGGTCGGAGATATTACGTACATTTCTTTGAAAGAAGGATTTGCATATCTGGCTTTGATAACGGATGCCTATTCCAAACGGATCGTAGGCTATGATCTGAATACGACATTGGAACGGGACGGAGCGCTCCGTGCACTGAGGATGGCCATAGACCAGACTCCGCAGCAAAAACGGCAAGGGTTAATCCATCATTCGGACAGAGGATGCCAATATTGTTCGAAAGAATATGTGAAATTGCTGACCGATAATGGGATTCGCATCAGCATGACTGAAAAGGGCGATCCGTATGAGAATGCCGTTGCCGAACGGGTGAACGGTATTCTGAAGAGCGAATGGATCGACGAGGAATGTTTTGAAAGTTTTCAGGCAGCAAAAGAACGCATCGACCAGATCGTTATCCTTTACAATTCACTCAGACCTCATGCCAGCTGCGATTGGCTTACGCCCTTGGAAGCGGAACTTAGAACCGGGAAACTCAAACATCATTGGGGCCGAAAGACGGTTGTTCGGAAGGCATATGTAAACTTATATCAGGACAATATTTTTTGA
- a CDS encoding DUF5119 domain-containing protein — translation MIRIRFCLVFIFLWIGLTACEHKDLCYDHPHFAKVRVVFDWTKISNHDKPEGMRVVFYPTDDESNTWIFDFPGGEDGEVELPENDYRVICFNYDTDGMVWKENGSYTLFTADTRDVQSPDNRTMAVTPPWLCGDHIDRVILKDIPGGSAEIVRLTPVNMVCHYTYEVNGLRGLDRVADLRAALSGMSGSLNMSGDSLPAGLSESLLFDGMVSRNQIIGGFYTFGHSALEGEPNVFRLYLKNRSGSMSVLEQDVSDQVHDVPVAGHVGDVHLVLNFDYEVPSEPGSDGAGFDVDVDDWDDVNMDIVL, via the coding sequence GTGATACGGATACGCTTTTGTCTGGTGTTCATATTTTTATGGATAGGACTGACGGCTTGTGAGCATAAGGATTTATGTTACGATCATCCGCACTTTGCCAAGGTGCGGGTAGTATTCGACTGGACCAAGATTTCCAATCATGACAAGCCTGAAGGCATGAGGGTCGTATTTTATCCGACCGACGATGAAAGCAACACGTGGATATTTGATTTCCCCGGAGGAGAGGATGGGGAAGTGGAGCTCCCCGAGAATGATTACCGGGTAATTTGCTTCAACTACGATACCGACGGGATGGTTTGGAAAGAAAACGGCAGTTACACGCTTTTTACTGCCGATACGCGTGATGTTCAGTCGCCGGATAACCGGACAATGGCTGTCACCCCACCCTGGCTGTGTGGCGACCATATAGACAGAGTTATCCTCAAGGACATTCCGGGAGGAAGCGCGGAGATAGTACGGCTAACTCCCGTAAACATGGTATGTCACTACACGTATGAGGTGAACGGTCTTCGGGGACTGGATAGGGTGGCGGATTTGCGGGCTGCTCTTTCCGGCATGTCCGGCTCGCTTAACATGTCCGGCGACAGTTTGCCCGCCGGTCTTTCGGAGAGCCTGCTCTTTGATGGAATGGTTTCACGGAATCAGATTATAGGCGGATTCTATACGTTTGGACATTCCGCACTTGAAGGAGAGCCCAATGTTTTCCGGCTGTATCTCAAGAACCGTTCCGGCAGCATGTCTGTATTGGAACAGGACGTGAGCGACCAAGTGCATGATGTCCCGGTAGCGGGGCATGTCGGTGATGTGCATCTGGTGTTGAATTTTGATTATGAGGTACCATCCGAGCCGGGAAGTGACGGTGCGGGATTTGATGTGGACGTTGATGATTGGGATGATGTGAATATGGATATAGTGTTGTAA
- a CDS encoding DUF4134 domain-containing protein, producing the protein MKKRAIFMIFSLCSALACFAQGNGMAGISEATNMVTSYFDPLTKLIFAVAAILGLVGGVRVYSKFSSGDPDASKSATALFLSCVFLVIVGTVLRSFFL; encoded by the coding sequence ATGAAAAAAAGAGCAATTTTCATGATTTTCTCCCTGTGCTCCGCACTCGCCTGCTTTGCACAGGGCAACGGCATGGCCGGCATCAGCGAGGCCACGAACATGGTAACGTCCTATTTCGACCCGCTCACGAAACTGATCTTCGCCGTCGCGGCAATCCTCGGACTGGTCGGCGGCGTGCGGGTCTACTCGAAATTCTCGTCGGGTGACCCGGACGCTTCGAAATCCGCCACGGCGCTGTTTCTCTCATGCGTCTTTCTGGTGATCGTCGGTACGGTCTTACGTTCGTTCTTCCTCTAA
- a CDS encoding mobilization protein MobC: MTTTKKRIGRPTTTDPRVHRYNFKLTTEENIRFKQMLCKAGLEHNRSRFIVKRIFAEEFVVVKRDPSKVQFIARLNDFYFQFQKLGNNYNQIVKVINAHFSNVAIPHQIAALEQRTRELKALSIEILNLAKQAKEWLRI; encoded by the coding sequence ATGACAACCACGAAAAAGAGGATCGGACGCCCGACAACGACAGATCCCAGAGTCCACAGGTATAATTTCAAACTCACCACGGAAGAGAATATCCGCTTTAAGCAGATGCTTTGTAAGGCAGGATTGGAACATAACCGCAGCCGGTTTATCGTCAAACGCATCTTCGCCGAGGAGTTCGTTGTCGTCAAACGCGACCCTTCGAAAGTGCAGTTTATTGCCCGTCTGAATGACTTTTATTTCCAATTTCAAAAGTTGGGAAATAACTACAACCAGATTGTAAAGGTCATCAATGCGCACTTCTCCAACGTCGCGATCCCGCATCAGATCGCTGCTTTGGAACAGCGAACGAGAGAATTAAAGGCTCTGAGTATCGAGATTCTCAACCTCGCAAAACAAGCTAAGGAGTGGTTGCGAATATAA
- a CDS encoding conjugal transfer protein TraO, with product MYKAFKVGANLNYRNLNRDLVKANTVTVGPELAYYALKGRKFSLLGIAAGTIGYQKAKAKSDLVYLAKSKAFVYGYEVGIRPEMLLSPKVALFAEYRFEMLFNSILRNNNHVGLGCVIYL from the coding sequence GTGTACAAGGCTTTCAAGGTGGGGGCAAACCTTAATTACCGGAATCTAAACCGGGATCTGGTAAAGGCAAACACCGTGACGGTCGGCCCGGAGTTGGCCTATTACGCCCTGAAAGGACGGAAATTCTCGCTCCTGGGGATCGCAGCCGGGACGATCGGCTACCAAAAAGCCAAGGCGAAAAGCGATCTTGTGTACCTGGCGAAAAGCAAGGCTTTCGTGTATGGATACGAGGTCGGGATAAGGCCGGAAATGTTGCTAAGCCCGAAAGTGGCTCTTTTTGCCGAATACAGGTTTGAAATGTTGTTTAACTCCATTCTCCGGAATAACAACCATGTCGGCCTGGGGTGCGTGATCTATTTATAA